The nucleotide window CGAGCCCCAGAGCCTTGCGGGCGGTGACCGCCTTCGCGCCGTCCGTCAGCTTGTGGGCCTCGACCCAGTGCTCACTGAAGGCCTCGGCGTCCCTGGCGTCGGCGGCCGCCTGCCACTCGTCGCGCGCCTCGTCGAGGGCGTCGGCGTAGTCGGCGACCTCCTTCTCGACGCCGGGCTCCCAGTCGTGCGCCCGCAGCGCGGCCGTCTGCTTCTCCAGGGCGTCGACCACCTCCGGCGCCCACTTCTTGTGGGCGGGCAGGTCGTCCTCGACGTACTCCGTGTCCGGCACGCCGTCGAACGCCGCCTCGAGGATGGTGTCGGCCTCCAGGAAGGCGAACTGGTCGTCGTCGAGAGTCGTCTCGTCCTTGCGCAGCGACCCGGTGAGGGTGCTCTTGGCGTCCCGGTTGCCGAACATGCAGGTGATCTCGCGGTCGCCGTAGCGCCAGCTCTGCGGCGTGGGCGTGTAGTAGTAGACGTCGGCCTCGGCCGGGAAGGCCCACTCGTCCATGGCGTACGACTCCGAGAGCGCGGAGCACTTCTCGTCCGCGTCCCCGTCGACCACTTGCTGGCCGGGGTAGTCCCCGTCCGGCAGCTGGATGTTGGCGAACACCTCGGCGTCGTGCTTTCCGGCGCAGGGCACGGTGTCGACGTCGTACGCGACTCCCTCGAGCGATCCGTCGAGCGTGTCGAAGCACTCTCCCTTCTTCACCGAGAAGGTGGTGCCGCCGCTCGCCGAGTCCTTGACGTCGTCCCAGACGTCGGTGAAGCCGCCCACGGCCAGGAGGACGATCACAAGGAGCGTGCTGATCGACGACAGTACGATTCCGGCCACGGCCATGCCCTTGCCGCGCTCGCCCCGCTTCTTGATCTGCACCAGCGCGACGATCCCGAAGACCAGCCCCACCCCGGGAAGACCACAGACCAGGCTCAGCACGAGCGCGGCGATCGCGAACCCGTTGGTGGCCGGCGGCGGCTGATACGCCGGATATCCCGGATACCCCTGGCCCCACGCCTGCCCCCACGGCTGCTGCGGTGCCGCCTGGTGCGGATACGGATACGGGTGCGGGTACTGCTGCTGTGGCTGCCCCGGGGGCGGGTACGGACCGTGGGGCTGCTGGGGTCCGGGGGGCGGGGGTGTGGCCACGGGTACGCGTGCTCCTTGCGCCGGAGTTCGGAGGACCTCTGGGAACTCGGGAACTTCCGAAGAACCTCTGGGAACTGACGTACGAGAGTCGTACGCCAGGGCGCATGG belongs to Streptomyces graminofaciens and includes:
- a CDS encoding DUF4190 domain-containing protein, coding for MATPPPPGPQQPHGPYPPPGQPQQQYPHPYPYPHQAAPQQPWGQAWGQGYPGYPAYQPPPATNGFAIAALVLSLVCGLPGVGLVFGIVALVQIKKRGERGKGMAVAGIVLSSISTLLVIVLLAVGGFTDVWDDVKDSASGGTTFSVKKGECFDTLDGSLEGVAYDVDTVPCAGKHDAEVFANIQLPDGDYPGQQVVDGDADEKCSALSESYAMDEWAFPAEADVYYYTPTPQSWRYGDREITCMFGNRDAKSTLTGSLRKDETTLDDDQFAFLEADTILEAAFDGVPDTEYVEDDLPAHKKWAPEVVDALEKQTAALRAHDWEPGVEKEVADYADALDEARDEWQAAADARDAEAFSEHWVEAHKLTDGAKAVTARKALGLASTPQPDEAEETGGDGGGEGSGAEV